A region of Kribbella sp. NBC_01245 DNA encodes the following proteins:
- a CDS encoding ATP-binding protein encodes MFSRIAIVNRGEAAMRLIHAVRDLNAQAGPGGHRIETIALHTEGERRAMFVREADHAYDLGPAVNRPYLDYAVLEKALLETKADAAWVGWGFVAEDPNFAELCARIGVTFIGPSPEAMRKLGDKIGSKLIAEEVGVPVAPWSRGGVDTLEDAKAAAARIGYPLMLKATAGGGGRGIRMVASDADLTDAYERTRAEAERAFGSGIVFLERLVTGARHVEVQVIADGQGTAWAIGVRDCSIQRRNQKVIEESASPVLDHAQTEEVKASAERLAIAVGYAGAGTVEFLYHPAERLFAFLEVNTRLQVEHPITEATTGTDLVKLQIHVASGGRLEGEKPVEIGHAVEARLNAEDPDRDFAPSAGRIALLDLPSGPGIRVDTGVGEGDSIPADFDSMIAKIIAFGRDRDEALARLRRAMTETTVVIEGGSTNKSFVLDLLDSPEVIDGSADTGWIDRVRTQGRLVAHRHSGVALVAAGIEEYETEEAVERTRLIETARGGRPQVQHRTGRAVDLKLRGTAYKLTVSRIGSHRFRVVIAAGTTEQTVDAEIDRIDQYKSRITIGGRTLRLVTATHGSIQLVEVDGVTHRVSLDEGGVLRSPSPALVVATPAAVGDEVAAGSPVLVLESMKMETALSAPFAARVKELLVSIGSQVETGAPLVRLEPVGDGTQLAAVVEEEPVDLDLPNGSSLPRDLAGRAARNRGDLTAMLLGYDVDPRDEGRTLRTYLEERDSLVTEGVSPLQAELAIVEAFADFAELSRNRPADEDLHLENRVHSPREHFHTYLQSFDPERGALPEDFRAKLGRVLRHYGVTDLDRTPELEQAVFRVFLAQQRSAPEVQLVTALLQRWISEPAPLEGIAHDVLDRLVTATQLRFPVVGDLARSVRFRWFDQPLVDAERESVLGGVRDQLVAIAGMPAGPDRDTHIDALAAIPEQIVRFLAERIEGGVLPAWEPMLAVLIKRHYREHSLRDLREVGVDGRPFAVAAYTLDDRPRHLVTTIGRVDELTPGSELVEAVEAQLATAPEGHQGVVDLYLAWSDAPESPEEASAALADRIAQIGFAHDVRRVAVAVCPGGDRPVGYFTFRPQPDKTMAEDALVRGVHPMVGRRLNLWRLREFDVTRLEAPEDVLLYRCVAPGNESDQRLVALAQIRQLAVVRDEEGRVAGLPHAERAIANCLEAIRRARSASGAAGARLDMNYVWVHIWPAIDADVQQLTSLKDKIAPVTAGAGIEEVLVAGTIAFPDGAEVPMAARFHYQPGSGVVTSIEGPPTEHLKPLDDYRQKVVLARRRGVVYPYELQAMIAGPGGTATEYDLDDTGKLAPVDRPYGHNKAGIIAGVISTPTERYPEGVKRVLLCGDPLRALGAVSEAECARIIAALDLAESMDVPVEWFAVSAGARISMDSGTENMDWVAKALKRIVEFTQAGGEINIVVAGINVGAQPYWNAEATMLMHTKGILVMTPDSAMVLTGKQSLDFSGGVSAEDNFGIGGYDRVMGPNGQAQYWAPDLARAIGILMTHYDHTYVAPGDTGPRRAVTSDPFDRDVTVYPHNPADSGFTTIGDIFSAETNPDRKKAFDIRTVMAAVADQDHATLERWSGMADAETSVVYDAHVGGIPVALIGIESKSVARRGFPPTDGPDLYTAGTLFPKSSKKTARAINAASGNRPVVVIANLSGFDGSPESMRNLQLEYGAEIGRAIVNFDGPIVFCVVSRYHGGAFVVFSKALNPRMTVLAVEGSYASVIGGAPAAAVVFTRDVDGRTAKDPRVSSIEHQLAEASGAERASLATQLADTRRDVRSEKLGEVATEFDRVHNIHRAVAVGSVDEVIAGSDLRPKIIAALESGLA; translated from the coding sequence GTGTTCTCGCGCATTGCCATCGTCAACCGGGGTGAGGCCGCCATGCGGCTCATCCACGCTGTCCGCGACCTCAACGCTCAGGCGGGTCCCGGCGGGCACCGAATCGAGACGATCGCGCTGCACACCGAGGGCGAGCGGCGGGCGATGTTCGTGCGCGAGGCGGACCACGCGTACGACCTCGGCCCGGCCGTCAACCGGCCCTACCTCGACTACGCCGTACTCGAGAAGGCCCTGCTAGAGACCAAGGCCGACGCGGCGTGGGTCGGCTGGGGATTCGTCGCCGAAGACCCGAACTTCGCCGAGTTGTGCGCCCGGATCGGCGTGACCTTCATCGGCCCGAGCCCCGAGGCGATGCGGAAACTCGGCGACAAGATCGGCTCCAAGCTGATCGCCGAGGAAGTTGGCGTGCCCGTCGCACCGTGGAGCCGCGGTGGCGTCGACACCCTGGAGGACGCCAAGGCGGCGGCCGCGCGGATCGGCTACCCGCTGATGCTCAAGGCAACGGCCGGCGGTGGCGGTCGCGGGATCCGGATGGTCGCGTCCGACGCCGACCTTACCGACGCGTACGAGCGGACTCGCGCCGAGGCCGAGCGCGCCTTCGGCTCCGGGATCGTCTTCCTCGAACGGCTCGTCACCGGCGCCCGCCATGTCGAGGTCCAGGTCATCGCCGACGGCCAGGGCACCGCGTGGGCGATCGGCGTACGGGACTGTTCGATCCAGCGACGCAACCAGAAGGTCATCGAGGAGTCCGCGTCACCGGTTCTCGACCACGCGCAGACGGAAGAGGTCAAGGCCAGCGCCGAGCGGCTCGCCATCGCCGTGGGTTACGCCGGCGCGGGCACGGTCGAGTTCCTCTACCACCCTGCCGAGCGGTTGTTCGCGTTCCTCGAGGTCAACACCCGGCTCCAGGTCGAGCACCCGATCACCGAGGCGACGACCGGCACCGACCTGGTCAAGCTCCAGATCCATGTGGCGTCAGGCGGCCGGCTGGAGGGCGAGAAGCCGGTCGAGATCGGCCACGCCGTCGAGGCCCGGCTCAACGCCGAGGACCCGGACCGCGACTTCGCGCCCTCGGCGGGCCGTATCGCCCTGCTCGATCTGCCGTCCGGCCCGGGCATCCGGGTCGACACCGGCGTCGGTGAGGGTGACTCGATCCCCGCCGACTTCGACTCGATGATCGCCAAGATCATCGCCTTCGGCCGCGACCGCGACGAGGCTCTCGCGCGCCTGCGCCGGGCCATGACCGAGACGACGGTCGTGATCGAGGGCGGTTCGACCAACAAGAGCTTCGTGCTCGACCTGCTCGACTCGCCGGAGGTCATCGACGGCAGCGCCGACACCGGCTGGATCGACCGCGTCCGCACCCAGGGCCGCCTCGTCGCGCACCGGCACTCCGGCGTCGCCTTGGTTGCCGCGGGCATCGAGGAGTACGAGACCGAGGAGGCCGTCGAGCGGACGCGCCTGATCGAGACCGCACGCGGCGGCCGTCCGCAGGTGCAGCACCGCACCGGTCGCGCCGTCGACCTCAAACTGCGCGGTACGGCGTACAAGCTGACCGTCTCCCGGATCGGCTCGCACCGGTTCCGCGTCGTCATTGCCGCGGGTACGACGGAGCAGACCGTCGACGCCGAGATCGACCGCATCGACCAGTACAAGAGCCGCATCACCATCGGCGGACGTACTCTCCGGCTCGTCACCGCGACCCACGGGTCGATCCAGCTGGTCGAGGTCGACGGGGTGACCCATCGCGTCAGCCTCGACGAGGGCGGCGTGCTGCGTTCGCCGTCGCCGGCGCTCGTCGTGGCGACGCCCGCCGCCGTCGGCGATGAGGTCGCGGCCGGTTCGCCCGTGCTCGTGCTCGAGTCGATGAAGATGGAGACGGCCCTCTCCGCGCCGTTCGCCGCCCGCGTCAAGGAACTGCTCGTCTCGATCGGCAGCCAGGTCGAGACCGGCGCCCCGCTGGTCCGGCTCGAGCCCGTCGGCGACGGCACGCAGCTGGCCGCCGTGGTCGAGGAGGAGCCGGTCGACCTCGACCTTCCGAACGGCAGCTCGCTCCCCCGCGACCTGGCCGGCCGTGCTGCCCGCAACCGCGGCGACCTGACCGCGATGCTGCTCGGGTACGACGTCGACCCGCGCGACGAGGGCCGCACCCTGCGGACGTACCTGGAGGAGCGCGACAGCCTCGTCACCGAAGGCGTTTCGCCGTTGCAGGCCGAGCTCGCGATCGTCGAGGCGTTCGCCGATTTCGCCGAGCTGTCGCGCAACCGGCCCGCGGATGAGGACCTGCACCTGGAGAACCGCGTGCACAGTCCGCGCGAGCACTTCCATACGTACCTGCAGAGCTTCGACCCCGAGCGCGGTGCACTGCCGGAGGACTTCCGCGCCAAACTCGGCCGCGTCCTGCGCCATTACGGCGTGACCGACCTCGACCGTACGCCTGAACTCGAACAAGCCGTGTTCCGCGTCTTCCTCGCCCAGCAGCGGTCGGCGCCCGAGGTCCAGCTCGTCACGGCCCTGCTCCAGCGGTGGATCAGCGAGCCGGCGCCGCTCGAGGGGATCGCGCACGACGTACTCGATCGTCTGGTCACCGCGACGCAGCTCCGCTTCCCCGTCGTCGGCGATCTCGCGCGCAGCGTGCGGTTCCGGTGGTTCGACCAGCCGCTCGTCGACGCGGAGCGCGAGAGCGTGCTCGGTGGCGTCCGGGACCAGCTCGTCGCCATCGCCGGGATGCCGGCCGGGCCCGACCGCGACACCCATATCGACGCGCTCGCGGCGATTCCCGAGCAGATCGTCCGGTTCCTTGCCGAGCGGATCGAAGGCGGCGTGCTGCCGGCCTGGGAGCCGATGCTCGCGGTGCTCATCAAGCGGCACTACCGCGAGCACTCCCTCCGCGACCTGCGCGAGGTCGGCGTGGACGGGCGGCCGTTCGCCGTCGCCGCGTACACCCTCGACGACCGGCCCAGGCACCTGGTCACGACCATCGGCCGGGTCGACGAGCTGACTCCGGGCAGCGAGCTCGTCGAGGCCGTCGAGGCCCAGCTCGCGACCGCGCCGGAAGGCCATCAGGGCGTCGTCGACCTCTACCTCGCGTGGTCCGACGCACCCGAATCGCCCGAGGAGGCGTCGGCCGCGCTCGCGGACCGGATCGCCCAAATCGGCTTCGCCCATGACGTACGACGCGTCGCCGTAGCCGTGTGCCCGGGCGGCGATCGGCCCGTCGGGTACTTCACGTTCCGGCCCCAGCCGGACAAGACGATGGCCGAGGACGCGCTCGTTCGCGGCGTGCACCCGATGGTGGGCCGGCGGCTCAACCTGTGGCGGCTGCGCGAGTTCGACGTCACCCGGCTCGAGGCGCCCGAGGACGTACTGCTGTACCGTTGTGTTGCCCCGGGCAACGAGTCTGACCAGCGACTCGTCGCGCTCGCGCAGATCCGCCAGCTCGCCGTCGTACGGGATGAGGAAGGCCGGGTGGCCGGGCTCCCCCACGCTGAGCGTGCGATCGCGAACTGCCTCGAGGCGATCCGCCGGGCCCGGTCCGCGAGTGGTGCGGCCGGCGCGCGGCTCGACATGAACTACGTGTGGGTTCACATCTGGCCCGCCATCGACGCCGACGTACAGCAGTTGACGTCGCTCAAGGACAAGATCGCGCCCGTCACCGCGGGAGCCGGTATCGAGGAAGTTCTCGTCGCCGGCACGATCGCCTTCCCCGACGGCGCCGAGGTGCCGATGGCCGCGCGGTTCCACTACCAGCCCGGTTCCGGTGTCGTCACGTCGATCGAGGGTCCCCCGACCGAGCACCTCAAGCCGCTAGACGACTACCGGCAGAAGGTCGTGCTGGCCCGGCGTCGTGGCGTCGTCTACCCGTACGAGCTGCAGGCGATGATCGCCGGCCCAGGCGGTACGGCGACCGAGTACGACCTCGACGACACCGGCAAGCTCGCGCCCGTCGACCGTCCGTACGGTCACAACAAGGCGGGCATCATCGCGGGCGTCATCTCGACCCCGACCGAGCGCTATCCCGAGGGCGTCAAGCGCGTGCTGCTCTGCGGCGACCCGTTGCGCGCGCTCGGCGCCGTGTCCGAGGCGGAGTGCGCGCGGATCATCGCCGCGCTCGATCTCGCGGAGTCGATGGACGTACCGGTCGAGTGGTTCGCGGTCTCCGCGGGCGCCCGGATCTCGATGGACTCCGGCACCGAGAACATGGACTGGGTCGCGAAGGCGCTCAAGCGGATCGTCGAGTTCACCCAGGCGGGCGGTGAGATCAACATCGTCGTTGCCGGGATCAACGTCGGCGCCCAGCCGTACTGGAACGCCGAGGCGACGATGCTCATGCACACCAAGGGCATTCTCGTCATGACGCCGGACAGCGCGATGGTGCTCACCGGCAAGCAGTCGCTCGACTTCTCCGGTGGCGTCTCCGCCGAGGACAACTTCGGCATCGGTGGATACGACCGGGTGATGGGGCCGAACGGGCAAGCGCAGTACTGGGCGCCGGACCTGGCCCGTGCGATCGGCATCCTTATGACGCATTACGACCACACGTACGTCGCCCCCGGCGACACCGGCCCGCGTCGTGCGGTGACTAGCGACCCGTTCGATCGCGACGTCACCGTCTACCCGCACAACCCGGCCGACTCGGGGTTCACGACGATCGGCGACATCTTCTCCGCCGAAACGAACCCGGACCGCAAGAAGGCGTTCGACATCCGCACGGTGATGGCGGCCGTCGCCGACCAGGACCACGCGACACTCGAGCGCTGGTCCGGTATGGCCGACGCGGAGACCTCAGTCGTGTACGACGCACACGTCGGCGGTATCCCGGTCGCGCTGATCGGCATCGAGTCGAAATCCGTCGCACGACGCGGATTCCCGCCCACCGACGGGCCGGACCTCTACACCGCGGGCACGCTCTTCCCGAAGTCGTCGAAGAAGACGGCCCGCGCGATCAACGCCGCCAGCGGGAACCGGCCGGTCGTCGTGATCGCGAACCTGTCCGGCTTCGACGGATCGCCCGAGTCGATGCGCAACCTGCAACTCGAGTACGGCGCGGAGATCGGCCGGGCCATCGTCAACTTCGACGGGCCGATCGTCTTCTGCGTCGTCTCCCGGTACCACGGTGGCGCGTTCGTCGTCTTCTCCAAGGCGCTCAACCCGCGCATGACGGTGCTCGCGGTTGAAGGCTCGTACGCCTCGGTCATCGGTGGTGCCCCCGCGGCAGCCGTCGTCTTCACGCGTGACGTCGACGGCCGTACGGCGAAGGACCCGCGCGTCAGCTCGATCGAACACCAGCTCGCCGAGGCGTCCGGGGCGGAACGCGCCTCCCTCGCCACGCAACTCGCCGACACCCGGCGAGACGTACGCAGTGAGAAGCTCGGCGAGGTCGCAACGGAGTTCGACCGGGTCCACAACATCCACCGCGCCGTCGCCGTCGGCTCGGTCGACGAGGTCATCGCCGGCTCCGACCTCCGCCCCAAGATCATCGCGGCCCTGGAATCCGGCCTCGCCTGA
- a CDS encoding ROK family transcriptional regulator: MPRQTSRDLRNESRFEVLHALFEIGPSTRQEIVRHTGLSPATVATLVTEFLAEGVLRIATVERSTVGRPYERLTINPDRGRIIGIDVAETYVDATVFDLALGPLGHGEVALDEHENDPAYVVDGIIRAIDSAVETTGTERDRIIGVGVSMPGQVRPDAGVSVFAPNWDWHDVRIEELLEKRLGSSVYVDNPLKAVALAEMWFGVGRVAGSMAVVNLGTGVGAGIAVDGALIRGATNNAGEWGHTLLQLDGRLCRCGRRGCVEAYLGVHGLEMSLAEIDPAHPALQQPLQRGFVDAVAEGLVAGDPALTELARRTSHYLAAGLGDLVNLLNIPYVTLTGWTSAALSEWLIPALLEELPDHVLPGSMQGLTVEASKVPGNAVALGMAAFTLEQFLGRLGLASPASTPTMRRRLRPPA, from the coding sequence GTGCCGCGGCAGACGTCCCGGGACCTTCGGAACGAGAGTCGTTTCGAGGTTCTGCATGCGCTCTTCGAGATCGGGCCGTCCACTCGTCAGGAGATCGTCCGGCACACGGGCCTCAGCCCGGCGACGGTCGCGACCCTGGTCACCGAGTTCCTGGCCGAGGGCGTGCTGCGGATCGCGACGGTCGAGCGCAGCACCGTCGGCCGCCCGTACGAGCGACTCACCATCAACCCCGATCGCGGCCGCATCATCGGCATCGACGTCGCCGAGACGTACGTCGATGCCACCGTCTTCGACCTCGCCCTCGGCCCACTCGGCCACGGCGAGGTCGCGCTGGACGAGCACGAGAACGACCCGGCGTACGTCGTCGACGGCATCATCCGCGCGATCGACTCGGCCGTCGAGACCACTGGCACCGAGCGCGACCGGATCATCGGCGTCGGTGTGAGCATGCCGGGCCAGGTCCGGCCGGACGCGGGCGTCTCCGTCTTCGCGCCGAACTGGGACTGGCACGACGTACGCATCGAGGAACTGCTGGAGAAGCGCCTCGGGAGTTCGGTGTACGTCGACAACCCGCTGAAGGCGGTCGCGTTGGCCGAGATGTGGTTCGGCGTCGGCCGGGTCGCCGGGAGCATGGCGGTCGTCAATCTCGGCACCGGCGTCGGCGCGGGGATCGCCGTTGACGGCGCGTTGATCCGCGGTGCGACCAACAACGCGGGCGAATGGGGTCACACCCTGCTGCAACTGGATGGCCGGTTGTGCCGATGTGGTCGGCGTGGGTGCGTCGAGGCCTACCTCGGCGTACACGGTCTGGAGATGTCGCTCGCCGAGATCGACCCGGCCCATCCGGCGCTCCAGCAGCCCCTGCAACGCGGCTTCGTCGACGCGGTTGCCGAAGGGCTCGTGGCCGGCGATCCCGCGCTGACGGAGCTCGCGCGCCGTACGTCGCACTACCTCGCGGCCGGGCTCGGCGATCTCGTCAACCTGCTCAACATCCCGTACGTCACCCTCACCGGCTGGACGTCGGCCGCCCTCAGCGAGTGGCTCATCCCGGCTTTGCTCGAAGAACTACCCGACCACGTGCTGCCGGGGTCGATGCAAGGCCTGACCGTCGAGGCGTCGAAGGTGCCCGGCAACGCGGTCGCCCTCGGCATGGCGGCGTTCACCCTGGAGCAATTCCTCGGCCGCCTCGGCCTAGCCAGCCCCGCCAGCACCCCCACCATGCGCCGCCGCCTCCGCCCACCCGCCTAG
- a CDS encoding beta-galactosidase, whose product MTTIELDARGIRIDGKPLVVLCASLFYFRLPREQWQARLEQVRASGYTCVDVYLPWNFHEVAPGQWSFDGRRDVAAFLDLAQEAGLYVVARPGPYICSEWDGGALPAWLGLDPDLRVRQNEPRFLAQVAAWFDQVLPLLADRQHSAGGPVIMVQLENELDFFDCDDRAGYLTALRDQAIGHGIDVPLIACAGQGDISGATGDVAGVVPACNFYPNDDSPQIEAEVRRYAGLLADRELPLLIMETNRRHRTLRRMLASGASLIAPYLQSSGWNFGYTPSTGNWGQPGNFMSHGYDFGGYVSSTGVERPEYAEAQVLARVVDALGPRLAQATSGVSRVEVVADFPTSSSVSALDLYGGGQLIAVPNLGELDGHAVVGGVRVAVAADSCPLMLVDLPLQDVVLTLASADLVAVSEGELVFSSAVPVTVVLGETRVEIPVAERLTVDGFELVVLAPVHLNGDSTEEALPVVRAVRRRAGVAPAKEAGTHEVPPTLESLGVYRGRGTYAASVDLTGVDELLVVGASDIVDLSIAGRVHPTIAGFGATQRIDVRARTGLTKIHATVEIWGHANFDDVRLPALCLGALRGLGTVWTVQSAQDLSALWTVDGHWAGTPVRDLGGWSSTRVGVPITYTRRVDLPTASALRLDGVDEPVHVTVDGGDPITVHTENPWVMLPAGTGQVSVTLPHNPSGGGLRAELLTLAPVTGWSCTTQDDALLTAYASAGGPATELELPLTLEPGQEVWLDVDLPVAETGMLLRVEGSQLRVTGWASGECLGRVWVGDRPAFSGGDPDALWIPRGWSGLTLLVRGVDGPDEPQLRRLALTG is encoded by the coding sequence GTGACCACGATTGAGCTCGATGCCCGCGGCATCCGGATCGACGGCAAGCCTCTCGTCGTACTGTGCGCGTCGTTGTTCTACTTCCGTCTTCCGCGGGAGCAGTGGCAGGCGCGGCTCGAGCAGGTGCGCGCGTCGGGGTATACGTGCGTCGACGTCTACCTGCCGTGGAACTTCCACGAGGTCGCGCCCGGCCAGTGGTCGTTCGACGGCAGGCGTGATGTCGCGGCCTTCCTCGATCTCGCGCAGGAGGCCGGGCTGTACGTCGTCGCGCGACCTGGGCCGTACATCTGCTCCGAGTGGGACGGCGGCGCGCTGCCGGCCTGGCTCGGCCTCGATCCCGACTTGCGCGTACGCCAGAACGAGCCGCGCTTTCTGGCGCAAGTGGCGGCCTGGTTCGACCAGGTGCTGCCGCTCCTGGCCGATCGCCAGCACTCGGCGGGTGGCCCGGTCATCATGGTGCAGCTGGAGAACGAGTTGGACTTCTTCGACTGCGATGACCGCGCGGGCTACCTCACTGCGCTTCGCGATCAGGCGATCGGCCACGGCATCGACGTACCGCTGATCGCTTGTGCCGGGCAGGGCGATATCTCCGGCGCCACGGGAGACGTCGCCGGCGTCGTACCGGCGTGCAACTTCTATCCGAACGACGACTCGCCGCAGATCGAGGCAGAGGTACGGCGTTATGCCGGGCTGCTGGCGGATCGCGAGCTGCCGCTGCTCATCATGGAGACGAATCGGCGGCATCGGACGCTGCGACGAATGCTGGCGAGTGGGGCATCGTTGATCGCGCCTTACCTCCAGTCGTCCGGGTGGAATTTCGGCTACACGCCGTCCACCGGGAACTGGGGACAGCCCGGCAATTTCATGAGCCACGGCTACGACTTCGGTGGTTACGTCTCATCTACTGGTGTAGAACGACCTGAGTACGCCGAGGCGCAGGTGCTCGCGCGGGTGGTCGACGCACTGGGACCACGGCTGGCGCAAGCGACATCGGGGGTTTCGAGGGTGGAGGTGGTGGCCGATTTCCCGACCAGCTCGTCGGTGTCGGCGCTCGACTTGTACGGCGGTGGGCAGCTGATCGCCGTACCGAATCTGGGCGAGTTGGACGGTCACGCGGTGGTTGGTGGTGTCCGGGTTGCTGTCGCGGCAGACTCGTGTCCGCTCATGCTGGTCGATTTGCCCTTGCAGGACGTGGTTTTGACGCTGGCGTCCGCGGATTTGGTCGCCGTGTCGGAGGGCGAGTTGGTGTTCTCGTCGGCGGTGCCGGTGACGGTGGTGCTTGGCGAGACTCGCGTCGAGATCCCGGTGGCGGAGCGTCTTACGGTCGATGGGTTCGAGCTGGTTGTGCTGGCGCCGGTTCACCTCAACGGAGACAGCACCGAGGAGGCGTTGCCTGTCGTACGGGCGGTGCGGCGGCGGGCGGGTGTTGCCCCGGCGAAGGAGGCCGGCACGCATGAGGTGCCGCCGACGTTGGAGTCGCTCGGCGTATATCGCGGGCGTGGAACCTACGCGGCGTCAGTGGATCTGACCGGGGTTGACGAGCTGCTCGTGGTGGGTGCGAGCGATATCGTCGACCTGTCCATCGCGGGTCGCGTTCACCCGACGATCGCGGGTTTCGGGGCGACACAGCGGATCGACGTACGCGCTCGGACGGGCCTTACGAAGATCCACGCGACCGTTGAGATCTGGGGACACGCGAACTTCGACGACGTACGGCTGCCGGCCCTGTGCCTCGGTGCGCTGCGCGGACTCGGCACGGTCTGGACGGTCCAGAGCGCGCAGGACTTGTCGGCGCTTTGGACGGTCGACGGTCATTGGGCAGGTACGCCCGTCCGAGATCTTGGTGGCTGGAGCAGCACCCGGGTCGGCGTGCCGATCACCTATACGCGTCGCGTCGACTTGCCGACCGCATCAGCCCTGCGTCTAGACGGCGTGGACGAACCGGTGCACGTGACCGTGGACGGCGGTGACCCGATCACCGTCCACACCGAGAACCCCTGGGTGATGCTGCCGGCCGGAACCGGGCAGGTCTCGGTGACGCTGCCGCACAACCCCAGCGGCGGAGGCCTTCGCGCGGAGCTGCTGACGCTCGCCCCGGTCACCGGCTGGTCGTGCACCACGCAAGACGACGCCCTGCTAACGGCGTACGCCTCGGCCGGCGGTCCCGCGACGGAGCTCGAGCTGCCGCTGACCCTGGAACCAGGGCAGGAAGTCTGGCTCGACGTCGACCTGCCCGTGGCCGAGACAGGCATGCTGTTGCGGGTAGAGGGATCGCAATTGCGCGTGACCGGGTGGGCGTCCGGGGAATGCCTCGGGCGGGTCTGGGTCGGCGATCGGCCGGCGTTCTCGGGTGGTGATCCCGATGCGCTGTGGATCCCGCGGGGCTGGTCAGGATTGACCCTGCTGGTCAGGGGCGTCGACGGGCCGGATGAGCCGCAACTACGTAGGCTGGCCCTGACGGGCTAG
- a CDS encoding carbohydrate ABC transporter permease, with the protein MAVAVSPIAPPPSTTTPPPPERVRSTTRTVRAFRATPFTYATLIVVSAILSVPLVFVVSIALSSDQSVTANAFTIIPREFHWENFTRVFGTDLPMQRFLLNSIIISVGAVIGQVLSSGLVGYAFARLRAPGKNVLFLIVIATMMIPAQITMIPQFILFKELGWVNTFLPLIVPNFFSNAFNVFLVRQFVARLPSEIDEAAMVDGLGFFGIYRRIMLPMLTPVLIAIGIFTLTATWGDFMGPLIYLNDESKIPLALGVQYITSTSQALQSPPWNLVMVGSILLTLPMIVVYYLGQRYLYEMDIGGGSAGVK; encoded by the coding sequence ATGGCCGTCGCCGTCTCCCCCATCGCACCGCCGCCTTCCACCACCACGCCGCCGCCGCCGGAACGGGTCCGCAGTACGACCCGGACCGTGCGGGCGTTCCGGGCGACACCGTTCACGTACGCGACGTTGATCGTCGTCTCGGCGATCCTGTCGGTGCCGTTGGTCTTCGTCGTCTCGATCGCTTTGTCGAGCGATCAGAGCGTGACCGCGAACGCCTTCACGATCATCCCGCGCGAGTTCCACTGGGAGAACTTCACCCGGGTGTTCGGCACCGATCTGCCGATGCAGCGGTTCCTGCTGAACTCGATCATCATCTCGGTCGGCGCGGTGATCGGTCAGGTGCTGTCCAGCGGCCTGGTCGGCTACGCGTTCGCGCGCTTGCGGGCGCCGGGCAAGAACGTGCTGTTCCTGATCGTCATCGCGACGATGATGATCCCGGCGCAGATCACGATGATCCCGCAGTTCATCCTGTTCAAGGAGCTCGGCTGGGTGAACACGTTCCTGCCGTTGATCGTGCCTAACTTCTTCTCGAACGCGTTCAACGTCTTCCTGGTCCGGCAGTTCGTGGCCCGGCTGCCGAGCGAGATCGACGAGGCCGCGATGGTGGACGGGCTCGGCTTCTTCGGCATCTACCGGCGGATCATGTTGCCGATGCTCACGCCGGTGCTGATCGCGATCGGCATCTTCACCCTGACCGCCACCTGGGGTGACTTCATGGGACCGCTGATCTATCTGAACGACGAGTCGAAGATCCCGCTCGCGTTGGGAGTGCAGTACATCACCAGCACCTCGCAGGCGTTGCAATCGCCGCCGTGGAACCTGGTGATGGTCGGCTCGATCCTGCTCACCCTGCCGATGATCGTCGTCTACTACCTAGGTCAGCGATATCTGTACGAAATGGATATCGGCGGCGGAAGCGCGGGGGTCAAGTGA
- a CDS encoding carbohydrate ABC transporter permease: MSTLRRREALWFYLFASPWIIGFIVFLLGPMIASIYISLTDWDSFTAPKWVGLENYTRLLTEDPIFWKALWNTVYYSAISVPLGIVIGLWLANLLNKQVRIRKVFRTLIYLPTLVPLVATAMIFKMVLAPSGPLNDGLGVFGITGPAWLLEEAWVKPALILLSVWGAGSATVLLLAAMKGIPRELYEAAEVDGAGPVRQFWSITVPQLTPIIFFNLVMGLIGSFQVFSQVYILTAPNQGGPNNASQMMVPLLFDEAFSFYHMGYASAISWILFAVILLFTLIAFRSTRRWVFYETEVK; the protein is encoded by the coding sequence ATGTCGACGCTCCGGCGCCGGGAAGCGCTGTGGTTCTACCTGTTCGCCTCGCCGTGGATCATCGGCTTCATCGTCTTCCTGCTGGGACCGATGATCGCGTCGATCTACATCTCGCTGACGGACTGGGACTCCTTCACCGCGCCGAAGTGGGTCGGTCTGGAGAACTACACGCGGCTGCTGACCGAGGATCCCATCTTCTGGAAGGCGTTGTGGAACACGGTCTACTACTCGGCGATCTCTGTTCCACTCGGCATCGTCATCGGGTTGTGGCTCGCGAACCTGCTGAACAAGCAGGTTCGCATCCGCAAGGTCTTCCGCACGCTGATCTATCTGCCGACGCTCGTGCCGCTGGTCGCGACGGCGATGATCTTCAAGATGGTGCTCGCACCGTCAGGTCCGCTCAACGATGGTCTCGGCGTGTTCGGGATTACCGGACCGGCCTGGCTGCTCGAGGAAGCGTGGGTGAAACCCGCGTTGATCCTGCTGTCGGTCTGGGGCGCCGGTAGCGCGACGGTTCTGTTGCTCGCGGCAATGAAGGGTATTCCGCGGGAGTTGTACGAGGCGGCTGAGGTGGACGGCGCGGGACCGGTCCGGCAGTTCTGGAGCATCACCGTTCCGCAGCTGACGCCGATCATCTTCTTCAATCTCGTGATGGGGTTGATCGGCTCGTTCCAGGTGTTCTCCCAGGTGTACATCCTCACCGCGCCGAATCAGGGCGGGCCGAACAACGCGAGCCAGATGATGGTGCCGTTGCTGTTCGACGAGGCGTTTTCCTTTTACCACATGGGTTACGCGTCGGCGATCTCGTGGATCTTGTTCGCCGTGATCCTGCTGTTCACGTTGATCGCTTTCCGTTCCACCCGACGCTGGGTGTTCTACGAGACCGAGGTGAAGTGA